The Candidatus Methylomirabilota bacterium DNA window AGCCCGTGAGGCGAGGTCGCAAAGCTCAAGACCGTACTGATCCATCGCCAGGATAGCCATCCGGTGCGCGGCGTGCTCAGTAAGCCGTAATCGGCGATACTCTGCCCGCACCAGATCGGCAAATACGCCGCCACCCGGAATCATCAACACGTTGGTGGCGCCCTTCCACCACGCGATGGAATCGAGCAGCTTCCCCAGCCCGCCCCACCGGCCAAGACTTCCGCCCACCTTGATGACGACGTCGATCTTCATGATTCAGCCCTCAGCGCTTCAGCCGCGGACCGCGTATTAGGCATTTCAAATTGGATATTCCACGAATTGCATATTAGCCATTTGTTGGTTGTAATGAAACCGTATAGTGTACATCAAGTTATTTTTTCGTCTTGACCGTGTATAAAAATCTGTGCTGTACTTATCCGTCCGTCTAATTAACTGGTTCTCCCTTCGCGGCGGCTCATCCCCGCGTTCTCCTCAAATACAGCAAAGCTGAAGTATGATAGACTTCGAGTGGGACCCGACGAAAGCAATGGGGAATCTTCGAAAGCACGGTGTTGCTTTCAGGGAGGCGGCCACCGTCTTTCGAGACCCGCTGAGCATTACGGTGTACGACCCGGATCACTCAGAAGAGGAGGACCGGTACATCACCGTGGGGACCTCGATGGCGGGTCGATTTCTGATCGTTGCCCATACGGACCGTGGTACTCGAACCCGTATTATCAATGCACGAGAGTTAACCCGTGCGGAGCGTGAGGCTTATGAAAGCGAGATCCAAA harbors:
- a CDS encoding BrnT family toxin — translated: MIDFEWDPTKAMGNLRKHGVAFREAATVFRDPLSITVYDPDHSEEEDRYITVGTSMAGRFLIVAHTDRGTRTRIINARELTRAEREAYESEIQRRKG